A section of the Corvus hawaiiensis isolate bCorHaw1 chromosome 16, bCorHaw1.pri.cur, whole genome shotgun sequence genome encodes:
- the ITPRIPL2 gene encoding inositol 1,4,5-trisphosphate receptor-interacting protein-like 2 produces MTTGSCCPRRALPASPLRLRGFWPLLTALCTALFCLYQALRGSAAGEGTGGHGDAEAAEAAGSGVPLLKGSALLLLGCLLARCCGAAGGGPRRGGARWAAGARRGALERFHARQLRVSPHVLGHSKAHVGRVVAELVRAAKAQGLQPGPLALSLRGDFVCIGSAYEQHKVRSPDCFDILVPLRLPPHLEPQPRCADGLGPCGAFVCGLRARDGRTRRCRPFAEGFCVELQGRSHLSSGLVLRWFQGHLQRCLGAVRYRLQERCRVSLSACPGHPPTLHILPCSDYVCCHISMAVRLIPAIPLGDALYLTALPPEGPHGSLAPEALWGLNASRQEQRLLGWLKEQAPASSCHLKCLQILKGLRDLRRHGLEEPFCSQWGRVLSSYVLKTALFSVLLQGPLEAWDERFLVERLEDLVLYLRDCLREQVLMDFFLGNTSIPEAVALPRFLKEATPVNLLSAFDGPTLDLVAFQLLSTWMQAPHIIRMYSSPRYLRPVPAPCRHTAEPPGE; encoded by the exons ATGACTACAGGCAGCTGTTG CCCCCGCCGCGCCCTGCCCGCCTCCCCGCTCCGCCTGCGGGGCTTCTGGCCGCTGCTGACCGCACTCTGCACCGCGCTCTTCTGCCTCTACCAGGCGCTGCGCGGCAGCGCGGCCGGCGAGGGCACGGGGGGCCATGGGGATGCGGAGGCAGCGGAGGCGGCGGGGTCTGGGGTGCCGCTGCTGAAGGGCtcggcgctgctgctgctcggcTGCCTGCTCGCCCGCTGCtgcggcgcggcgggcggcggcccccggcgcggcggggcgcggtgggcggcgggggcgcggcgcggaGCCCTGGAGCGGTTCCACGCGCGGCAGCTGCGGGTGTCGCCCCACGTGCTGGGGCACAGCAAGGCGCACGTGGGGCGGGTGGTGGCCGAGCTGGTGCGCGCCGCCAAGGCGCAGGGGCTGCAGCCCGGCCCGCTGGCCCTCAGCCTGCGCGGGGACTTCGTGTGCATCGGTAGCGCCTACGAGCAGCACAAGGTGCGGAGCCCAGACTGCTTCGACATCCTGGTGCCCCTGCGGCTGCCGCCGCACCTGGAGCCCCAACCACGCTGTGCCGACGGGCTGGGGCCATGCGGCGCCTTCGTCTGCGGCCTGCGGGCGAGGGACGGCCGGACACGACGCTGCCGGCCCTTCGCCGAGGGCTTCTGCGTGGAGCTGCAGGGCCGCAGCCACCTCTCCTCGGGGCTGGTGCTACGCTGGTTCCAGGGCCATCTGCAGCGGTGCCTGGGCGCCGTGCGGTACCGGCTGCAGGAGCGCTGCCGCGTCAGCCTCTCGGCCTGCCCCGGGCACCCGCCCACGCTGcacatcctgccctgctccGACTACGTCTGCTGCCACATCTCCATGGCCGTGCGCCTCATCCCAGCCATCCCTCTCGGCGACGCGCTCTACCTCACGGCCCTGCCGCCCGAGGGCCCCCATGGCTCCCTGGCCCCCGAGGCGCTCTGGGGCCTCAACGCCTCGCGCCAGGAGCAGcggctgctgggctggctgaaGGAGCAGGCGCCGgcctcctcctgccacctcAAGTGCCTGCAGATCCTCAAGGGCCTGCGGGACCTCCGCAGGCACGGCCTGGAGGAGCCCTTCTGCTCCCAGTGGGGCCGAGTGCTTTCCTCCTACGTACTGAAGACGGCCCTCTTCTCCGTGCTGCTGCAGGGGCCCTTGGAGGCCTGGGATGAGCGGTTCCTGGTGGAGCGGCTGGAGGACCTGGTGCTGTACCTCAGGGACTGCCTGCGCGAGCAGGTGCTGATGGATTTCTTCCTGGGCAACACCAGCATCCCCGAGGCCGTGGCGCTGCCCCGGTTCCTCAAGGAAGCGACCCCCGTGAACCTGCTGTCTGCCTTCGACGGGCCCACGCTGGACCTTGTAGCTTTCCAACTGCTCAGCACCTGGATGCAGGCCCCACACATCATCAGGATGTACAGCAGTCCCCGGTACTTGCGCCCGGTGCCCGCCCCGTGCCGGCACACCGCCGAGCCCCCGGGAGAGTGA